Genomic window (Polycladomyces subterraneus):
TTTTGGATTTGGTGATCAAGAATTTCGAAGAGTTGATCGAAGAAAACGAACGTTTGAAAAAAGAGCTCAAAAAAGCCCAATCCGGGCAACTTGGCCACACGACTCATCCCCGCCTCGCCAAGACGGAAATTTCCCCGAATGACCCCGTAATCCAAGACATCCTGCGCCGTTTGGAGCGATTGGAACAGCGCTTTTTCAGCACTCGGCCATAATGCCTCATTGAAGGAGGAAACGAGATGTCATTTTTGCGCCGAATGTTCAGCGGCGTGACTGAGACGGGGGAACGTGATCCCGATCCGGAACTGCGCACACGGTATTATCGTGCACCTGTCAAGGAAGTGGGCGAAACACTGGAACAGTTGCCGGCACGGATCTCATCGTTCCGCATGGTTCATCATGATCGGGATCGTCACGAAATCATGCTGGAGTATCGTAACCCGCTGGGCGGGAAACACGA
Coding sequences:
- a CDS encoding DivIVA domain-containing protein, which produces MQRLTPMDIYKKDFKHAIRGYDIDEVNQFLDLVIKNFEELIEENERLKKELKKAQSGQLGHTTHPRLAKTEISPNDPVIQDILRRLERLEQRFFSTRP